From a region of the Suncus etruscus isolate mSunEtr1 chromosome 11, mSunEtr1.pri.cur, whole genome shotgun sequence genome:
- the LOC126022897 gene encoding olfactory receptor 8S1-like, which yields MVVRNHSTITEFILLGLSSNPHIQVIFFVLFLGVYLLTLWGNVMMIMVIRIDCHLHTPMYFFLSHLSFLDICLTTTIVPKMLENLLSKTKSVSLEDCLAQSFFVFSAVGIEAFVLSAMAYDRYAAICCPLIYNQVMSKELCRGLIWGSWGLGFLDAFINILMASKLEFCEAHILPHFSCELPSLFSLSCSDISSNFAVLICSAIVHASGTLFLIFFSYAHIISTILSITSATGRSKAFSTCSSHLIAVSFFYGSALLRYFMPALNPPLELIFALQYSVITPLVNPLIYSLKNKEVKEALKNVSRKIHFVFNSR from the coding sequence ATGGTTGTGAGAAACCACAGTACCATAACAGAATTCATTCTCCTTGGACTCTCTTCTAACCCTCATATACAAGTTATATTCTTTGTGCTGTTCCTAGGGGTTTACCTCCTCACATTGTGGGGGAATGTTATGATGATAATGGTGATTAGAATAGATTGCCATCTCCACacacccatgtacttcttcctcagtCATCTTTCTTTCCTGGATATTTGTTTAACTACAACCATAGTACCCAAGATGCTGGAGAATCTCCTGTCGAAGACAAAATCTGTGTCACTAGAAGACTGTCTTGCTCAGtcattttttgtgttttctgCTGTAGGAATTGAAGCTTTTGTGCTCTCTGccatggcctatgaccgctatgCTGCTATATGTTGCCCTTTGATTTATAACCAGGTGATGAGCAAAGAGTTGTGTAGGGGTCTCATTTGGGGCTCGTGGGGACTAGGCTTTCTGGATGCATTCATTAACATCCTTATGGCTTCTAAATTGGAATTCTGTGAGGCTCATATCCTGCCTCACTTCAGCTGTGAGCTgccttctctattttctctgtcaTGCTCTGATATTTCTAGCAACTTTGCAGTCCTAATATGTTCTGCCATTGTTCATGCCTCTGGGACCTTATTCCTGATCTTCTTCTCTTATGCCCACATCATCTCTACCATTCTGAGCATCACGTCTGCCACTGGGAGAAGTAAGGCCTTCTCCACCTGCTCCTCTCACCTCATTGCAGTGAGCTTCTTCTATGGATCTGCTTTGCTTCGATATTTCATGCCAGCCTTAAATCCTCCACTTGAATTGATTTTTGCCCTACAGTACAGTGTGATCACTCCGCTAGTAAATCCTCTTATCTACAGCCTGAAGAACAAAGAAGTGAAAGAAGCCCTAAAAAATGTTTCAAGAAAGATTCACTTTGTCTTCAATAGTAGATAA